From Topomyia yanbarensis strain Yona2022 chromosome 1, ASM3024719v1, whole genome shotgun sequence, one genomic window encodes:
- the LOC131689021 gene encoding GDP-D-glucose phosphorylase 1 — translation MATTPVRLEDIPNLQQILESRWSKLHNQPAPDTIFRYQLTIERERVTTDGEFNFLLQLNRKRTTDRRKPEITAGLQPPFDPNRFNFNRANPREVLLEVRIDDTLLTVLVNVSPLSHYHSLLVPDRERNLPQVLTAGSLNAVIRFMLSLEDRDYRIGYNSSGAMASVNHLHFHLVHVCQKLYVEDAPLTKIGSHLYRLDNQPAKAYCFVLEDQSTETGTFITRTTRLISTLLSAEIGHNLFLTWDAARTTLRVLIYPRLRLCENKQVSPFNVAGFELSGFVTLGEESDYERLDGRKLAEYFREAQGTDLYERLDSLVLKGLEGTRKRVNRN, via the exons ATGGCAACGACACCCGTACGCCTGGAGGACATTCCCAACCTACAACAAATCCTCGAATCTCGCTGGTCAAAGCTTCACAACCAGCCAGCACCAGACACCATCTTCCGCTACCAGCTGACAATTGAACGAGAGCGAGTGACCACCGACGGCGAGTTCAATTTTCTCTTGCAG CTTAATCGCAAACGAACGACGGACCGTCGAAAACCGGAAATCACCGCCGGCTTGCAGCCACCATTCGATCCGAATCGGTTCAACTTTAACCGAGCGAATCCACGGGAAGTGCTGCTGGAAGTTCGCAtcgatgacactctgttgacagTGTTGGTTAACGTCAGTCCATTGAGCCACTATCATTCGCTGTTGGTTCCCGATCGGGAACGGAACCTGCCGCAGGTTTTAACCGCTGGTAGTTTAAATGCCGTCATTCGATTTATGCTGTCGCTTGAGGATCGTGACTATCGGATAGGGTACAATAGTTCCGGTGCCATGGCGTCGGTGAATCATCTTCACTTTCATCTGGTTCACGTCTGTCAAAAGTTGTACGTGGAAGATGCG CCCCTAACCAAAATAGGATCTCATTTGTATCGCCTTGACAACCAACCAGCCAAAGCCTACTGTTTCGTACTGGAAGATCAATCCACCGAAACGGGTACTTTTATCACTAGAACCACCCGTCTAATCAGCACGCTACTATCAGCCGAAATCGGTCACAACCTATTCCTAACGTGGGATGCCGCGCGGACCACCCTACGGGTACTGATCTATCCCCGGTTGAGGTTATGTGAAAACAAACAGGTTTCCCCATTTAATGTGGCCGGTTTTGAGCTGAGTGGGTTTGTTACCCTCGGCGAGGAGTCGGACTATGAACGGTTGGATGGGCGAAAGCTGGCGGAGTACTTTCGGGAGGCTCAAGGTACCGATCTGTATGAACGGTTGGATTCGCTGGTGCTGAAGGGATTGGAAGGGACGCGGAAACGTGTGAACCGTAATTAG